The window CGATGGAGTTTCTAAAAATCTTGAAATTGGGTTGTTGGAAAAACTTTCATTCTTTACTAATTTGAGTCATTTCCATTTTCAGTTAAATGGAGAGTTGGGATATTAGCAATGTGGTATCTCCtcatttaagtgatttgttagatGACGAAGATCAAGAACTAGAAGAGATTCGGAGAGAGCAAGATGAGAATGAGTGGATGGCTTTATGTCATATAACAGGTAAATACATTTTGATGTATTGTGAAAAATACCTATGCAAAGAACCTTTTCGTACATCAATGCGCTCTGGAAATAAGTTTATTCAAGAGATATTACGAGGAAATGAGACTCGTTGTTATGAAAATTTCCGGCTGAAGAAGGCGGTGTTCGTTGATCTATCCAATGACCTAACTGATAAATATGGGCTTAAACCCACTTGTGGAATGTCTATACATGAAATTTTAGTCATATTCTTGATGACTTGTGCACATGGAGTTAGAAATCGAATGATACAAGATATCTTTCAACATTCTGGAGAGACAATTCGTAGACACTTTCATAGTGTTTTAAAGGCCGTTTGTAAGCTTGCAAGAGATATCATTCAACCACATCCAAATTATAATGATGGTTGCGATGCTCACAAGCCATGTAAACAAAGATATCTCCTTTTCTTTAAAGTAAGTAACCCGTTTATGATAATTTGTTATTCTGCATTGTATCTTTACTACCCTTACATAACAAAAGCTTTATGATAGTTTCTTGCCCCTTAGAATTCAACGAGAAAAAAATGGATCCCAAGTTTCTTATTTTACATTCACTTCTTGTAGGACTGTATTGGAGCAATTGATGGCACATGTGTTAAAGCTAGATTACCGCAAGGTCAAGAGATACCATATATTGGACGTAAAGGTTATCCGACTCAGAATATTCTCGCCGTTGTTGATTTTAATATGTGTTTTACATTTGCATGGGCTGGGTGGGAAGAAGCAGCTCACGATAGTCGTATATTTGCTGAGGTCCTTCGTAGAGAAGAGCTCAACTTTCCACATCCACGCGGAAACAAATATTATCTAGTTGATGCAGGATATTCACACATGAAAGGATACATGGCTCCATACAAAGGAAATAATGTAAGATATCACCTAGCTGAATTTCGCCGCGGTGCAACTCGACAATTGCGAGAGCCAAGAGGACGCATTGAGAAATTTAACTATTTACGTTCTTCTTGTAGAAATGTAGTAGAGCGCACATTTGGCGTTTGGAAAGCAAGATGGTCTATTATGAGAGACATGTCATACTATCACATTGACACACAAAGGGACATCGTACTTACTACTATGGCCATTCACAATTATATTAGAAAGAAATGTAATGTGGATGATGCATTCCAAACAGCCGAGAATGAGAGCTATATTCCATCGGTTGATTCTAATGATATTGGCACAACTTCAAGAGCTAACAATGTAGATGTCGAAAATGTAGGAGAACAAAATGATGTCTATTGGATGGGGTTTCGTGATATGATTGCTAGTGACATTTCTAATGCTTGATGCTtgtattatatgaatattttccacttcttgtatttatagtgGAGTGCTTTCGGTTGTATTAGCACTTTTATTTTGTGTCAAATTCTCCATCTTTGACACCCGTGCTTTTTAAAACACTGCTTGAAACAAGGAAAACTAAGGCTCTATTTGTTTTTAAAATTGACTAACATATATATGATTAGTAAGATGTTGTACAATGAAGGTTGGTGATCGATGTATGGTGATTAGTTGTGGATATGATTGGCAGTGAAGGTGAATAAGTGTTGGTAGAGGCCAACTTACGGTGGTGGCAGTGGTGGAAATGCCAAGTACCGGGGGTAATTGGTAGTTGTGTGGTGATAGTGAATAGCATAGTGGTAAAAATTTGCCTTCACAAGAATTTATAAATGGACATTTTTTAAAGACTATACACGAGAAGGACTTTCCAGGAACAATACAGTAGCCAAAAACACAATCTACAGAGAAGAACTCAACATTTATTATCAGTGCTAAAACGTATCATTAAATCTTGTAAAATTCACTCTTCACCGTTAACATAGGATATATCTGTTGGAGGAAGAAGAATAGTTTAATTAATATTCTCATAATTAATACACAACTCTtcattccaaaataagtgtctcTTTTAGCTCATGCACCCCCCTTAagtaacatgtatttataaaaaattaacttaaataaaCATTTTATAGTGGAAGTGATTTTACAATATAAATTACTTTTGATTGAATCAACTTTAGAGTTTAAAAATCTTTTAAATCAACTTATTATGGTGTTAACAGCTTTAAGGGTATTTCAGTCATTTtgacagaaaataagtgcttaaCAGCACTTATTTACCAAACACATCAACAACTTATTTTCAGCATaaacacttttatccaaacactcaactgcttatttataaaaataactttcagcactttttttaagcccatccaaacgggctcttagagcATTGCTACATGTTTAAATAATAAaacgaaaaataaaaaatgaatattcCGTGAGAATGCAGAACTTGTGGAGATTGggtagaaagagaaaaaataaatttttgcaaaaaaTTCACGGACATTGCCAACTATTGCTCTGAAACTACCTATGTTGTTTTTTGGGATATAATTCGCATTAAACTCCAAAAATTTATCAAAGCACATACACATTACTTTGCAACTAAAGGCCAAAAGAGGGGCAAAAATGAAAAGTTTGAAGCTGTGAGGACTGCAAAACTCATGAATCCTCACTTATATTATAATTATAATGGCAAATATACAATGAGAAGTCTCAATCCTTCTTTAGATCATTGATGCAATTTTAAATAAtaaaaccaaaaaataaaaaagcatATGGTTCGTGAAACGTAAACTTATTAAGATTGGGCAGAAAGAGAAAATATGTGCATGGTATAGAGTAATATGTGAGACCCTAAGCAAacttttgcaaaatatttatgcAGAGTTGCCAACTATCGCTCTGACACCACCTTTGTTGCTTTTGGGCATAATTGACATCAAATTTTTCAATATTTTAGCAAAAAACATACATGAAATTATACAAATAAAAGCCAAAACAGGGGCAAAAATGAAAGTTATGAGGCTGTGTGGACGACAAAGCTCATGGATCCTcagttatatataattataattataataatgAATATACAATGAAAAAGCTTGATTCCTTCGTTAGAGTGTTGCtgcaacttttttaaaaaaaaaaaaaaaaaaatggtctgtGAAATTGTAGAACTTATTTGGGCTGAAAGAGAAATATATGCatagagtagagtaatatgtggGACCCTAATCAAATTTTGAAAACAATTCTGCTACAATTGCCCATTATTATTCTCACACTACCTATGTTGCTTTTTGGCGTATAATTGTcatcaaattttttaaaatttacaaaAACACATAGAGATAACTATGCAAATAAAGGCCAAAACATTGACAGAAAGGAAAGTTCTAAGG is drawn from Lycium barbarum isolate Lr01 chromosome 8, ASM1917538v2, whole genome shotgun sequence and contains these coding sequences:
- the LOC132605391 gene encoding uncharacterized protein LOC132605391 isoform X2; amino-acid sequence: MESWDISNVVSPHLSDLLDDEDQELEEIRREQDENEWMALCHITGKYILMYCEKYLCKEPFRTSMRSGNKFIQEILRGNETRCYENFRLKKAVFVDLSNDLTDKYGLKPTCGMSIHEILVIFLMTCAHGVRNRMIQDIFQHSGETIRRHFHSVLKAVCKLARDIIQPHPNYNDGCDAHKPCKQRYLLFFKDCIGAIDGTCVKARLPQGQEIPYIGRKGYPTQNILAVVDFNMCFTFAWAGWEEAAHDSRIFAEVLRREELNFPHPRGNKYYLVDAGYSHMKGYMAPYKGNNKCSRAHIWRLESKMVYYERHVILSH
- the LOC132605391 gene encoding uncharacterized protein LOC132605391 isoform X1, whose protein sequence is MESWDISNVVSPHLSDLLDDEDQELEEIRREQDENEWMALCHITGKYILMYCEKYLCKEPFRTSMRSGNKFIQEILRGNETRCYENFRLKKAVFVDLSNDLTDKYGLKPTCGMSIHEILVIFLMTCAHGVRNRMIQDIFQHSGETIRRHFHSVLKAVCKLARDIIQPHPNYNDGCDAHKPCKQRYLLFFKDCIGAIDGTCVKARLPQGQEIPYIGRKGYPTQNILAVVDFNMCFTFAWAGWEEAAHDSRIFAEVLRREELNFPHPRGNKYYLVDAGYSHMKGYMAPYKGNNVRYHLAEFRRGATRQLREPRGRIEKFNYLRSSCRNVVERTFGVWKARWSIMRDMSYYHIDTQRDIVLTTMAIHNYIRKKCNVDDAFQTAENESYIPSVDSNDIGTTSRANNVDVENVGEQNDVYWMGFRDMIASDISNA